The following DNA comes from Cylindrospermopsis curvispora GIHE-G1.
GGAATCATATCTACATTCCTATTCTCATCCCAGCTCACCCCAGCTCAAACAATCCCCAATATCCAGGATATTGCCCAAAAAACCACAGTCCAAATCAACAGTGACGCCCACCCCGGTGGTTCCGGTGTAATTGTCAAAAAAGAAGGCACCATATATACCGTACTCACCGCCAATCATGTAGTCTGTGATAGACTTGGTACTACCAAAATTCGCTGTCGCCAAGACTTTACATATACCATTAGAACTCATGATGGCAGAGAATATCCCATCAAAGAACTCCAACCCATCCAAAAAAATGTTCAGGACCCAGACCTGGCCCTAGTGACCTTTGAATCCAAAGAAAATTATCAAGTTGCATCCTTGGGTAACTCAGAGAACCTAACCATAAGAGCTGATATTTCCGTGGCCGGATTCCCCACCATTTTTGGCAGAGTCGGTAAACAACGAAGTTTTACTATCACTGATGGTAAGGTAGTTACTTTTCTCTTAGATCCCCCCCAAGGCTATGGACTAGTTTATAATGCTACCACCCGTATTGGTAATAGTGGGGGTCCCGTTTTTAATGCACAAGGTCAGGTAATTGCCATTCACGGACTCGCAGATACCAACGCCCTAGAATCAGAAGAAACAAATCCTATTAACTCCTCCCTAACCTCTCTCAGAAAGCTAATTAACGCCCAACCTGAGTCAGCATCCTCTTCCTCTCAAAAAACTGGCTTTAATGCGGGCGTTCCCATCAATATCCTATATGGATTTTTCCCCAAAAGCTTCTTCAACTCCACTTCATTACCTACCACCCAAACAAAACCTTCTTCCCCCTCTCAATATACAAAACTAGAAACTCTATTACAATCTCAAAACTTTAAAGAAGCAGATCAAGAAACAGATAGAATTGTACTAGCATTAGCTCAAAGACAAACAGAAGGTTATTTAAGACTAGAAGATACTAAAAACCTTTCCTGTCAAGCACTACAAGCTATTGACCACCTGTGGTCTAAATATAGTCAAGGCAAATTTGGCATTTC
Coding sequences within:
- a CDS encoding GUN4 domain-containing protein, which produces MYKPFTYIFITSGIISTFLFSSQLTPAQTIPNIQDIAQKTTVQINSDAHPGGSGVIVKKEGTIYTVLTANHVVCDRLGTTKIRCRQDFTYTIRTHDGREYPIKELQPIQKNVQDPDLALVTFESKENYQVASLGNSENLTIRADISVAGFPTIFGRVGKQRSFTITDGKVVTFLLDPPQGYGLVYNATTRIGNSGGPVFNAQGQVIAIHGLADTNALESEETNPINSSLTSLRKLINAQPESASSSSQKTGFNAGVPINILYGFFPKSFFNSTSLPTTQTKPSSPSQYTKLETLLQSQNFKEADQETDRIVLALAQRQTEGYLRLEDTKNLSCQALQAIDHLWSKYSQGKFGISTQQQIYQSLGGTTQYNGTIWNSFSETVGWRKGTWLSSNQLDFSLSAPKGQLPTLGVAELYGESFGLLPPVLKCRI